The following DNA comes from Streptomyces pristinaespiralis.
CGCCGGCGGCCGGGAGCTCGGCGTCGGTGAGATCGCCGAGCGCTGCGGACTGAAGCCGTCGACCGCCTCGGAGCACCTGAGCCTGCTGCGCCGTGGTGGCCTGGTCCTCTCCCGCAAGGAGGGCAAGCAGGTCTTCTACCGAGCGGACGGCGCCACCATGGCGAACCGTCTGGATGCGCTCAAGGAGTACCTGCTGCGCTGCTGCCCGCCCGACTGCACCGGCTGACCGG
Coding sequences within:
- a CDS encoding ArsR/SmtB family transcription factor, translated to MAAGSDPDAGVDRATADFLKALASETRQLIMRQFAGGRELGVGEIAERCGLKPSTASEHLSLLRRGGLVLSRKEGKQVFYRADGATMANRLDALKEYLLRCCPPDCTG